One genomic segment of Tursiops truncatus isolate mTurTru1 chromosome 11, mTurTru1.mat.Y, whole genome shotgun sequence includes these proteins:
- the KCNA5 gene encoding potassium voltage-gated channel subfamily A member 5 has translation MEIALVPPENGGAMTVRGGEEVRATGGELRCSPTAALSDGLKEPAPRDRGGAERGADPGGRPVPPVPQELPRARRLPPEDEEGQGDPALGVAEDQVLGSGSLHHQRILINISGLRFETQLGTLAQFPDTLLGDPAKRLRYFDPLRNEYFFDRNRPSFDGILYYYQSGGRLRRPVNVSLDVFTDEIRFYQLGDEAMERFREDEGFIKEEEKPLPRNEFQRQVWLIFEYPESSGSARGIAIVSVLVILISIITFCLETLPEFRDERELLRHPPVPHQPPEPHRGANGSGEAAPPSGPTAAPVLPRTLADPFFIVETTCVIWFTFELLVRFFACPSKAEFSRNIMNIIDVVAIFPYFITLGTELVQQQPGGGGGQNGQQAMSLAILRVIRLVRVFRIFKLSRHSKGLQILGKTLQASMRELGLLIFFLFIGVILFSSAVYFAEADNQETHFSSIPDAFWWAVVTMTTVGYGDMRPVTVGGKIVGSLCAIAGVLTIALPVPVIVSNFNYFYHRETDHDEQAALKEEQSSQSTGAGLAGGGQRKASWSKASLCKAAGPLENADGSRRGSCPLEKCNLKAKSNVDLRRSLYALCLDTSRETDL, from the coding sequence aTGGAGATCGCTCTGGTGCCCCCGGAGAACGGCGGTGCCATGACCgtcaggggaggagaggaggtccGGGCCACAGGGGGAGAGCTCCGCTGCTCCCCGACGGCTGCGCTCAGCGATGGACTCAAGGAGCCAGCGCCAAGGGACCGCGGCGGCGCCGAGAGGGGCGCGGACCCGGGAGGCCGGCCGGTGCCACCGGTGCCCCAGGAGCTGCCCCGAGCTAGACGGCTGCCTCCGGAGGACGAGGAGGGACAAGGCGACCCCGCTCTGGGCGTGGCGGAGGACCAGGTGCTGGGCTCGGGGTCCCTCCATCACCAGCGCATCCTCATCAACATCTCCGGGCTGCGCTTCGAGACGCAGCTGGGCACCCTGGCGCAGTTCCCCGACACGCTCCTGGGAGACCCCGCCAAGCGCCTGCGCTACTTTGACCCCCTGAGGAACGAGTACTTCTTCGACCGCAACCGGCCCAGCTTCGACGGCATCCTCTACTACTACCAGTCGGGGGGCCGGCTGCGGAGGCCGGTCAACGTCTCTCTGGACGTGTTCACAGATGAGATCCGCTTCTACCAGTTGGGGGACGAGGCCATGGAGCGCTTCCGAGAGGACGAGGGCTTCATCAAGGAGGAGGAGAAGCCCCTGCCCCGCAACGAGTTCCAGCGCCAAGTGTGGCTGATTTTCGAGTACCCCGAGAGCTCGGGTTCCGCACGGGGCATCGCCATCGTCTCGGTCCTGGTCATCCTCATCTCCATCATCACCTTCTGCTTGGAGACCCTGCCTGAGTTCAGGGATGAACGGGAGCTGCTGCGCCATCCCCCGGTGCCCCACCAGCCCCCTGAGCCCCACAGGGGGGCCAATGGCAGCGGGGAGGCAGCGCCTCCCTCTGGCCCGACGGCGGCACCTGTCCTGCCCAGGACCCTGGCTGACCCCTTCTTCATCGTGGAGACCACGTGTGTCATCTGGTTCACCTTTGAGCTGCTGGTGCGCTTCTTCGCCTGCCCCAGCAAGGCCGAGTTCTCGCGAAACATCATGAACATCATTGACGTGGTGGCCATCTTCCCCTACTTCATCACCCTGGGCACCGAGCTGGTGCAGCAGCAGCCGGGGGGAGGAGGCGGCCAGAACGGGCAGCAGGCCATGTCCCTGGCCATCCTCAGAGTGATCCGCCTGGTCCGGGTGTTCCGCATCTTCAAGCTGTCCCGCCACTCCAAGGGGCTGCAGATCCTGGGCAAGACCCTGCAGGCGTCCATGCGGGAGCTGGGTCTGCTCATCTTCTTCCTATTCATCGGAGTCATCCTCTTCTCCAGCGCCGTCTACTTCGCAGAGGCCGACAACCAGGAGACCCACTTCTCCAGCATCCCGGATGCCTTCTGGTGGGCAGTCGTCACCATGACCACGGTGGGCTACGGGGACATGAGGCCTGTCACCGTGGGGGGCAAGATCGTGGGCTCGCTGTGTGCCATCGCCGGGGTCCTCACCATCGCCCTGCCCGTGCCCGTCATCGTCTCCAACTTCAACTACTTCTACCACCGGGAGACGGACCACGACGAGCAGGCAGCCCTTAAGGAAGAGCAGAGCAGCCAGAGCACGGGGGCAGGACTGGCCGGCGGGGGCCAGCGGAAGGCCAGCTGGAGCAAGGCGTCCCTCTGCAAGGCTGCAGGGCCCCTGGAGAATGCAGACGGATCTCGAAGGGGCAGCTGCCCCCTGGAGAAGTGTAACCTCAAGGCCAAGAGCAATGTGGATTTGCGGAGATCCCTGTACGCCCTCTGCCTGGACACCAGCCGGGAAACGGATCTGTAA